From a region of the Fischerella sp. JS2 genome:
- a CDS encoding ATP-binding protein → MNKLRILHLEDDPIDAELIRLMLAKNGLECEILLAKMGSDYLAALDEDNFDLILSDSSIPGFSAQAALETAQQKCPDVPFIFVSAGINEQEATNYLRQGAVDYISKNQLWRLVPIIRRAVSGITQQRSQSSLALKISAMKQLIKVVQELSLARSLKEITAIVRVAARELTNADGATFVLREKDMCYYAEENAIQPLWQGKRFPINVCIGGWCMQHKQQVIIEDVYGDERIPFEAYQPTFIKSLVMVPIRKEEPIGAIGNYWATPHRATSEEVELIQALADTTSVAIENVRVYNELEQRVRDRTAELEAVNQELEAFAYTLSHDLRSPLGAINGYSTLLLDEYGSKLDEQAKYYINRMCLAAERMNDQIEHMLCLHQLSRVEIQPQIVNLSNMAQEILANLKASNPDRQVETIIQAELIAHGDPVLLRVVLDNLLSNAWKYTSQCQEARIEFGAVSESDGLPTFYLRDNGAGFNMKYAEKLFRPFQRMHTQEEFPGTGVGLASVQQIIKKHGGRIWAEAAVNQGATFYFTLPKGIEVEV, encoded by the coding sequence ATGAATAAACTACGCATTCTCCATCTTGAAGATGATCCTATCGATGCCGAACTTATTCGGCTAATGCTAGCTAAAAATGGTTTGGAATGTGAAATACTATTAGCGAAGATGGGTTCTGATTATCTCGCTGCTTTAGATGAGGATAATTTTGATTTAATTCTGTCTGATAGCAGCATTCCTGGATTTTCTGCACAGGCTGCTTTAGAGACAGCCCAGCAAAAGTGCCCAGATGTCCCCTTCATCTTTGTTTCCGCTGGTATCAACGAGCAAGAAGCTACTAATTATTTACGTCAAGGAGCAGTAGACTATATTAGTAAAAATCAGTTATGGCGACTTGTACCGATTATTCGGCGTGCAGTTAGTGGTATAACACAACAGCGATCGCAAAGCAGCTTAGCTCTGAAAATTTCGGCGATGAAACAACTGATCAAGGTAGTTCAGGAACTTTCACTAGCGCGTAGCTTGAAAGAAATTACGGCGATTGTACGTGTAGCAGCACGAGAACTTACCAATGCTGATGGGGCTACCTTTGTGTTGCGTGAGAAAGATATGTGTTATTACGCCGAAGAAAATGCTATTCAACCGTTGTGGCAAGGTAAACGTTTCCCGATCAATGTGTGTATCGGTGGCTGGTGTATGCAGCACAAGCAACAGGTAATTATAGAAGATGTGTATGGTGATGAGCGCATTCCTTTTGAAGCTTATCAGCCCACTTTTATCAAGAGTTTAGTGATGGTACCAATCCGCAAAGAAGAACCTATTGGCGCGATTGGTAACTACTGGGCGACACCACATCGGGCGACTTCAGAAGAAGTGGAATTGATTCAGGCTTTGGCAGACACTACATCAGTAGCAATAGAAAACGTCCGGGTTTACAACGAACTAGAACAAAGAGTACGCGATCGCACGGCGGAGTTAGAAGCTGTAAATCAAGAACTCGAAGCTTTTGCCTATACCCTCTCTCACGATTTGCGATCGCCACTAGGTGCGATCAATGGCTACAGCACACTTTTACTAGATGAATACGGTAGTAAACTTGACGAGCAAGCAAAATATTACATTAACCGCATGTGCCTTGCTGCTGAACGTATGAACGATCAGATTGAGCATATGCTCTGTTTACACCAACTCTCACGAGTGGAAATTCAGCCGCAAATAGTCAATCTTAGCAACATGGCTCAGGAGATTTTAGCAAACCTTAAGGCTAGTAATCCTGACCGTCAAGTAGAAACTATTATTCAAGCAGAACTCATAGCGCATGGCGACCCTGTTCTTTTGCGGGTTGTGTTAGATAATTTATTATCTAATGCTTGGAAGTATACATCCCAGTGTCAGGAAGCTCGAATTGAGTTTGGTGCTGTGTCAGAATCTGACGGTTTGCCAACGTTTTATCTGCGGGATAATGGTGCTGGTTTTAACATGAAATATGCTGAGAAATTATTTCGACCTTTCCAAAGAATGCACACTCAGGAAGAGTTTCCAGGTACAGGTGTTGGACTTGCTTCTGTGCAGCAGATTATCAAAAAACACGGCGGACGCATCTGGGCAGAAGCAGCAGTTAATCAGGGAGCGACGTTTTATTTTACCCTTCCTAAGGGGATAGAAGTGGAGGTGTGA
- a CDS encoding mucoidy inhibitor MuiA family protein, translating into MVNPEIPSVRKIVASQIVAVTVYSDKALVTRRSIVSLTGQEKELVITPLPDIVETESVRVSGKGKVTVRLLEVKCDRIFSSEPVAAKVAHLTQQIQQLEAEWQHLQAQVDALALQSSFIQGLRQKTEEQFSISLARKNLNLSETLDFVNFLGSQYTEYAIATAECKSRQQQLDKQLQVLRQQLQTIQTPHPKESLSLSVGIEPAGAGEFELEVSYLISRASWTPLYDLRVNSTSNVVSLGYLAEVTQSTGEDWLGVALTLSTAKPGLGTLPPKLEPWYIDVPIPRQYGYVMTAAPMRARNQLGAAEADTAMPSPVPGSGEVQADIVAETVVAEVSREGSIVTFKLSSNGNIPSDSTPHKTTIFNDDFPCSFNYIAMPRLVSFAYLQAKVKNSSEGATLLPGKANIYREDIFVGTTQIANIAPGQEFNVNLGIDEGLKIERELVERQVDKKLIGSNRRITYAYRLIITNLLNQPANLKLTEQLPVSRNEQIKVRLTRTHPQIQLGEMGMLEWDMMISAQGKQEIYYQFIVEHPPQVTVMGLDV; encoded by the coding sequence GTGGTGAACCCAGAAATACCATCTGTGCGAAAAATTGTAGCAAGTCAAATTGTGGCAGTGACGGTTTACTCTGACAAAGCTTTGGTAACAAGAAGGAGTATTGTTTCTTTAACAGGACAAGAAAAAGAATTAGTCATCACTCCACTGCCAGATATTGTCGAAACAGAGTCGGTGAGGGTTAGTGGAAAAGGAAAGGTAACAGTGCGCTTGTTGGAAGTGAAGTGCGATCGCATCTTTTCTAGCGAACCCGTAGCAGCAAAAGTTGCTCACTTGACTCAACAAATCCAACAACTAGAAGCAGAATGGCAACATCTGCAAGCACAAGTTGATGCTTTGGCATTGCAGTCGAGTTTTATTCAAGGTTTACGCCAAAAAACAGAAGAACAATTTTCGATCAGTCTGGCTCGAAAAAATCTCAATCTGAGCGAGACTTTGGATTTTGTTAACTTTCTGGGAAGTCAGTATACAGAGTATGCGATCGCCACAGCAGAATGCAAAAGCCGTCAGCAACAGTTAGACAAGCAATTACAAGTACTCCGCCAGCAGTTACAAACAATCCAAACACCCCATCCTAAAGAAAGTTTAAGTTTGAGTGTAGGCATAGAACCTGCGGGTGCAGGAGAATTTGAACTAGAAGTATCTTACCTAATTAGTCGTGCCAGTTGGACTCCTTTGTATGATCTACGGGTAAATAGTACCAGCAATGTTGTCAGTCTTGGCTATTTGGCAGAAGTAACTCAAAGCACAGGCGAAGATTGGTTAGGTGTCGCTCTGACTCTTTCTACAGCTAAACCAGGACTAGGTACACTGCCACCTAAACTTGAGCCTTGGTATATTGATGTACCTATTCCTAGACAGTATGGTTACGTCATGACAGCAGCACCTATGCGTGCGAGGAATCAGTTAGGTGCCGCAGAAGCAGATACTGCAATGCCAAGTCCAGTACCAGGAAGTGGGGAAGTACAAGCAGACATAGTAGCCGAAACTGTGGTAGCAGAAGTATCTAGAGAAGGGAGTATAGTTACTTTTAAACTGAGTAGCAACGGGAATATACCTAGTGATAGTACACCCCACAAAACTACAATCTTTAATGATGATTTTCCCTGTAGTTTTAATTACATAGCAATGCCGCGCTTGGTGAGTTTTGCCTATCTGCAAGCAAAGGTAAAAAATAGTTCTGAAGGTGCAACTTTGTTACCTGGTAAAGCAAATATTTACCGTGAAGATATTTTTGTAGGAACTACTCAAATCGCAAATATTGCGCCCGGACAAGAGTTTAATGTTAACTTAGGTATCGACGAAGGTTTGAAAATTGAGCGTGAGTTAGTTGAGCGGCAAGTTGATAAAAAGTTAATTGGTAGTAACCGCAGAATTACTTATGCATATCGGTTAATAATTACCAATTTACTCAACCAACCAGCAAATCTAAAATTGACTGAACAACTACCAGTCAGCCGGAATGAACAAATAAAAGTCCGTTTAACTCGCACTCATCCCCAAATTCAATTAGGCGAAATGGGGATGTTGGAATGGGATATGATGATTTCTGCTCAGGGAAAACAGGAGATTTATTATCAGTTTATAGTTGAGCATCCACCGCAGGTAACGGTGATGGGGTTGGATGTTTAA
- a CDS encoding type II toxin-antitoxin system HicB family antitoxin has protein sequence MRYAIVIERADGNYSAYVPDLPGYVATGLTLEEVKISTIATAVTATLNL, from the coding sequence GTGCGTTATGCAATTGTAATTGAAAGAGCAGATGGTAATTATTCTGCCTATGTTCCAGATTTGCCTGGGTATGTAGCGACAGGTTTAACTCTTGAAGAAGTAAAGATATCAACGATCGCAACTGCCGTAACTGCTACCCTAAACTTATAG
- a CDS encoding Uma2 family endonuclease, whose amino-acid sequence MSVAKEVETPELETPEDVIIFPPGDLDSDEPPLESDLHLRQIILLLQCLELWWRNRTDFYCAGNLTVYYSPRQRKSEDFRGPDFFMVLGTERKPRKSWVVWQEDGKYPNLIIELLSSSTAATDKGLKKQIYQDIFRTPEYFWFDPNNLEFAGFILVGGTYQPIEPNPQGWLWSQQLNLFLGVYQDKLRFFTAAGELVPTSEEVAEQEMRRAEQEKQRSDRLAAKLRELGVDPDAI is encoded by the coding sequence ATGTCTGTTGCCAAAGAGGTAGAAACCCCAGAATTAGAAACACCAGAAGATGTTATTATATTTCCTCCTGGTGATTTAGACAGTGATGAACCGCCTTTGGAATCTGATTTACATCTGCGGCAAATAATTCTGCTGCTTCAATGCTTAGAATTATGGTGGCGAAATCGCACCGATTTTTACTGTGCTGGAAATCTCACCGTCTACTATAGTCCCCGTCAACGCAAATCTGAAGACTTTCGGGGACCTGATTTTTTCATGGTGCTGGGAACTGAACGCAAACCGCGTAAAAGTTGGGTCGTTTGGCAAGAAGACGGTAAATATCCAAATTTAATTATTGAACTACTCTCAAGTTCGACAGCAGCAACCGATAAAGGTTTAAAAAAACAGATATATCAAGATATCTTTCGCACACCTGAATATTTTTGGTTTGATCCGAATAATTTAGAATTTGCTGGATTTATCTTAGTTGGTGGAACTTATCAACCCATAGAACCTAATCCTCAAGGCTGGTTGTGGAGTCAACAACTAAATTTATTCTTGGGAGTTTATCAAGATAAATTACGCTTTTTTACAGCAGCAGGGGAATTGGTTCCCACATCAGAAGAAGTTGCTGAACAGGAAATGCGACGTGCTGAACAGGAAAAACAAAGAAGCGATCGCCTGGCGGCAAAACTGCGAGAATTAGGTGTAGATCCAGATGCAATTTAA
- the mnmE gene encoding tRNA uridine-5-carboxymethylaminomethyl(34) synthesis GTPase MnmE, translating into MSEIFATTGTIAAIATAIVPQQGSVGIVRVSGSEAIPIAKTLFHAPGRQVWESHRILYGYIHHPQTRQLVDEALLLIMQAPRSYTREDVVEFHCHGGIMAIQQVLQLCLENGARLAQPGEFTLRAFLNGRLDLTQAESIADLVGARSPQAAQSALAGLQGKLAQPIRLLRGQCLDILAEIEARIDFEEDLAPLDYKSIISEVERISAEIAKLLATAEQGELLRTGLKVAIVGRPNVGKSSLLNAWSRSDRAIVTDLPGTTRDVVESQLVVGGIPVQVLDTAGIRVTEDQVEKIGVERSRSAAQAADLVLLTIDAAAGWTTEDQEIYAQVKHRPLILVINKIDLAAAETVEYPKEISQVVKTAVAQNQGIAALEAAILKQVQAGKIQAADMDLAINQRQAAALVKAKTSLEQVQTTIAQQLPLDFWTIDLRGAIHALGEITGEEVTESVLDRIFSRFCIGK; encoded by the coding sequence ATGTCGGAAATTTTTGCCACAACTGGAACCATTGCTGCGATCGCAACTGCTATTGTTCCCCAACAAGGTAGCGTTGGCATTGTGCGCGTATCTGGTTCAGAAGCAATACCCATTGCCAAAACTCTTTTTCATGCACCTGGACGTCAAGTTTGGGAAAGCCATCGCATCCTCTATGGTTATATTCATCATCCCCAAACACGACAACTAGTGGATGAAGCACTACTGCTGATTATGCAAGCGCCCCGCTCTTATACCCGTGAAGATGTTGTAGAGTTTCATTGTCACGGAGGAATTATGGCAATACAGCAGGTGTTGCAACTATGCTTGGAAAACGGTGCTAGACTAGCGCAGCCAGGAGAATTTACTTTGCGGGCGTTTTTAAATGGACGGTTAGACTTAACCCAAGCCGAAAGTATCGCTGATTTAGTCGGAGCGCGATCGCCCCAAGCTGCACAATCTGCTTTAGCAGGCTTACAAGGCAAATTAGCTCAGCCTATTCGACTATTACGGGGTCAATGTTTGGATATTTTAGCGGAAATTGAAGCGCGGATTGATTTTGAGGAAGACTTAGCTCCGTTGGACTATAAAAGTATCATATCAGAAGTTGAAAGAATTTCAGCAGAAATAGCTAAGTTACTGGCAACCGCAGAACAAGGCGAACTGTTACGCACAGGTCTAAAAGTAGCGATTGTTGGGCGTCCGAATGTCGGAAAATCAAGTTTGTTGAATGCTTGGAGTAGAAGCGATCGCGCCATAGTCACCGATTTACCTGGTACAACTCGTGATGTTGTGGAATCACAATTAGTCGTTGGTGGAATTCCTGTACAGGTCTTAGATACTGCGGGTATTCGAGTCACAGAAGACCAAGTAGAAAAAATTGGTGTTGAGCGTTCCCGCAGTGCCGCACAAGCTGCCGATTTAGTCCTGCTCACCATTGATGCTGCCGCAGGATGGACAACAGAAGACCAAGAAATTTACGCACAGGTAAAACATCGTCCCTTGATTTTGGTGATCAACAAAATTGACCTAGCAGCAGCAGAAACAGTGGAGTATCCAAAAGAAATTAGCCAAGTTGTGAAAACAGCAGTGGCACAAAATCAAGGAATTGCAGCTCTAGAAGCAGCGATTTTAAAGCAAGTGCAAGCAGGGAAAATTCAAGCTGCTGATATGGATTTAGCAATTAACCAAAGACAAGCTGCTGCACTTGTGAAAGCAAAAACATCTTTAGAACAAGTGCAGACAACAATTGCTCAACAATTACCTCTTGATTTTTGGACAATTGATTTACGTGGAGCAATTCACGCTCTTGGGGAAATTACAGGAGAAGAGGTAACAGAATCTGTCTTAGATAGGATTTTTAGTCGGTTTTGTATTGGTAAATAA
- a CDS encoding ABC transporter ATP-binding protein yields MSQAVVVQDLVYAYSTREPVLREISFTLNAGDRVALMGPTGSGKSTLLENLIGLKEPQAGKVWINNIPLEPKTLTQVRRQIGFGFQDANDQLFMPTILEDITFGPRNYGVSPAIAIDKARNLLADFGLEAYANRSAHELSGGQRRLAALAAILALEPDILILDEPTNGLDPAWRRHFAQMLLKWQGKVMLIASHDLHWLGKVTQRALVLSGGRIHIDSDIQSLLQEADTLERLGLPVDW; encoded by the coding sequence ATGTCACAAGCTGTAGTGGTTCAAGACTTAGTGTATGCGTATTCTACCCGTGAACCAGTTTTACGAGAAATTTCCTTTACCTTAAATGCAGGCGATCGCGTTGCACTCATGGGACCGACTGGTTCGGGTAAAAGTACTCTGCTTGAGAACCTGATCGGCTTAAAAGAACCCCAAGCTGGGAAAGTTTGGATTAATAATATTCCCCTAGAACCCAAAACCTTAACCCAGGTACGTCGTCAAATTGGTTTTGGTTTTCAAGATGCTAACGACCAGCTATTTATGCCCACTATTCTTGAAGATATCACCTTTGGGCCGCGTAATTATGGTGTCTCACCAGCGATCGCCATTGATAAAGCTAGAAATTTATTAGCTGATTTTGGTTTAGAAGCTTACGCCAACCGTTCTGCTCATGAACTGTCTGGAGGACAAAGACGCCTTGCTGCCTTAGCTGCAATTTTAGCATTGGAACCAGATATTTTGATTTTGGACGAACCAACCAATGGTCTTGATCCTGCATGGCGGCGTCACTTTGCTCAAATGTTATTAAAATGGCAAGGTAAAGTCATGTTAATCGCCTCCCACGATTTGCACTGGTTAGGGAAAGTTACTCAACGTGCTTTAGTACTTTCTGGAGGACGTATTCATATAGATAGTGACATTCAGTCCTTATTACAAGAAGCTGACACCTTGGAAAGGTTAGGTTTACCAGTAGATTGGTAA
- a CDS encoding Uma2 family endonuclease has protein sequence MTVQLLRRKFTVEQYHKMIESGILTEDDRVELIRGEIIEISPIEAKHAACVNRLVNLLVQLLGKRIILASQNPVALNNNSEPQPDVALLKPREDFYETAHPQPQDIFLLIEVADSSLHYDREEKIPLYAEANIIEVWLVDINEQIVEVYRELTAAGYQLMQKFTLRQTLSIQAFPDINITVNEIFGR, from the coding sequence ATGACTGTGCAGTTATTACGACGAAAATTCACAGTTGAGCAATATCATAAGATGATTGAGTCGGGGATTCTCACAGAGGATGACCGAGTGGAATTGATCCGGGGAGAGATTATTGAAATATCACCTATTGAGGCAAAACATGCTGCTTGTGTGAATCGACTTGTAAATTTGTTGGTGCAATTACTCGGAAAACGCATTATACTTGCTTCTCAAAATCCAGTTGCATTGAACAATAATTCAGAACCTCAGCCAGATGTAGCATTGCTCAAACCCCGTGAAGATTTTTATGAAACCGCACACCCCCAACCCCAGGATATTTTTTTACTAATTGAAGTAGCTGATTCGTCTCTACACTATGACCGGGAAGAGAAAATTCCTTTATATGCAGAAGCAAACATTATTGAAGTTTGGTTAGTAGATATTAACGAGCAAATTGTCGAAGTTTATCGAGAACTAACAGCCGCAGGATATCAGCTGATGCAAAAGTTCACTCTTCGTCAAACTTTATCAATTCAAGCCTTCCCCGACATAAACATCACCGTCAACGAAATCTTTGGCAGATAA
- a CDS encoding VOC family protein — MNIDRIDHLVLTVRNIEATCEFYRRILEIQVLTFGNNRKALQIGQQKINLHELGKEFEPKAMHPTPGSADICLIATTPLFEIKEHIAACGVEILEGPVKRTGAVGEIESIYLRDPDSNLIEVSNYRNTN, encoded by the coding sequence ATGAACATAGACAGAATAGACCACTTAGTTCTCACAGTACGCAACATCGAAGCTACCTGTGAGTTTTATCGCCGTATTCTGGAAATACAAGTATTAACCTTTGGTAACAATCGCAAAGCACTACAAATTGGTCAGCAAAAAATTAACCTGCATGAATTAGGCAAAGAATTTGAACCAAAAGCTATGCATCCCACACCTGGTTCAGCAGATATTTGTTTGATTGCAACTACGCCACTATTTGAGATTAAAGAACATATAGCTGCTTGTGGAGTAGAGATTTTAGAGGGGCCAGTGAAGAGAACAGGTGCAGTAGGCGAAATAGAATCTATTTATTTACGCGACCCAGACAGTAATTTAATAGAAGTGTCAAATTATCGGAACACTAACTGA
- a CDS encoding sorbosone dehydrogenase family protein produces MNSSRSFLLLVLLLTTAVACDQKTRASLDTSTPVAQNSPQSQNIVRTEPLSPQPIRINLKDLPEPFATESASKSPQVVSIPANPTLRVPPGFTVNVFAEGLDAPRWLALTPSGDVLVTETRQNRIRLLRDTNGDGVADVKKTFATANNGLNIPFGMTFAGNYFFLGNTNAVLRFPYTKGQQQLNGTGQNIAELPGGGYNQHWTRNVIASFDGKKLYVSIGSRSNVDEEPLPRASVQVMNLDGSNQQTFAYGLRNPVGLDFHPVTKQLYTTVNERDGIGDDLVPDYLTRIQQGQFYGWPYAYLTPNNIDPRQANNGKSKRPDLVQRTSTPDVLFQAHSAALGLQFYDGQTFPEKYRNGAFVAFRGSWNRDRGTGYKVVFVPFDTQGQPQGYYEDFLTGFLLDPTVPTTWGRPVGLLTLPDGSLIFTEEANNRIYRIQYQGNAEG; encoded by the coding sequence ATGAATTCTTCTAGGAGTTTCCTACTGCTAGTTTTACTACTAACTACAGCAGTAGCCTGCGATCAAAAGACTCGTGCTTCTTTGGATACTTCCACACCAGTAGCACAGAATTCTCCACAGTCTCAAAATATCGTCCGCACTGAACCACTTTCACCTCAACCCATCCGGATTAATCTTAAAGATTTACCAGAACCCTTTGCGACTGAAAGCGCCTCGAAATCACCTCAAGTAGTCTCAATTCCAGCTAATCCGACACTGCGGGTTCCACCTGGCTTTACAGTTAATGTGTTTGCGGAAGGTTTAGATGCACCTCGTTGGTTAGCATTAACTCCCAGTGGTGATGTGCTGGTAACTGAAACCAGACAAAACCGCATTCGCTTGCTACGTGATACCAACGGTGATGGTGTAGCTGATGTAAAAAAGACCTTTGCCACTGCTAACAACGGGTTGAATATTCCCTTTGGCATGACTTTTGCAGGCAATTATTTCTTTTTAGGTAATACCAATGCTGTATTGCGGTTTCCCTACACCAAAGGTCAGCAACAACTAAATGGTACTGGTCAAAATATAGCTGAACTTCCTGGTGGTGGCTATAATCAGCACTGGACACGCAACGTGATCGCCTCTTTTGATGGTAAGAAACTATACGTTTCTATTGGTTCCCGTTCTAACGTGGATGAAGAACCCCTACCACGGGCTTCTGTACAGGTCATGAATTTGGATGGTTCCAATCAGCAGACTTTTGCTTATGGTTTGCGTAACCCAGTTGGTTTGGATTTTCACCCCGTTACCAAACAACTTTATACTACCGTCAACGAACGAGATGGTATCGGTGATGACTTAGTACCAGATTACCTGACACGCATTCAACAGGGACAATTCTACGGCTGGCCTTATGCCTACTTAACGCCGAACAACATCGACCCGCGTCAAGCAAATAATGGTAAAAGTAAACGCCCTGATTTAGTACAGCGTACCAGTACGCCAGATGTGCTGTTCCAAGCTCATTCGGCTGCCTTGGGTTTGCAATTTTACGACGGGCAAACTTTTCCTGAAAAATACCGCAATGGTGCTTTTGTTGCGTTTCGTGGTTCTTGGAATCGCGATCGCGGCACTGGTTATAAAGTTGTTTTTGTTCCCTTTGATACTCAAGGACAACCGCAAGGATACTATGAAGACTTCCTGACTGGATTTTTATTAGACCCAACTGTCCCAACAACTTGGGGGCGTCCTGTCGGTTTGCTGACTTTACCCGATGGTAGTCTCATTTTTACAGAAGAAGCCAACAATCGGATCTACCGAATTCAGTACCAAGGTAATGCTGAAGGATGA
- a CDS encoding HEAT repeat domain-containing protein has translation MYDEDDLSLLDVEVELESPLDKMEPLTAESEVPKPDPEEMLPLLEHPQPQQRMLAARVFCDIEDARATPHLISLLTDTCPLVRVSAAYGLGRNPSPDAVEPLINQLGRDWNGYVRKGVVWALGNCHDRRCLAPLANALRTDISAVRLWAASSLAQMAQIGYEAVVGAIPPLIEALVQDPVAPVRSNSAWAIGQLCRELPSNIVYATAIDALIQAFAEDKDLGVREDSKAALLGVGDPRGLQLIETLEQEGWF, from the coding sequence ATGTATGACGAAGACGACCTCAGCCTACTTGATGTTGAAGTGGAGCTAGAAAGTCCTCTAGATAAAATGGAGCCCCTGACCGCAGAGTCAGAAGTGCCAAAACCCGATCCAGAGGAAATGCTACCACTACTAGAGCATCCCCAGCCGCAGCAAAGAATGCTGGCAGCACGTGTTTTCTGTGACATCGAAGATGCACGTGCCACTCCCCATTTGATAAGTTTGCTCACTGATACTTGTCCCCTAGTACGGGTCAGCGCTGCCTATGGACTCGGACGCAACCCTAGTCCCGACGCTGTCGAACCTTTGATTAATCAGTTGGGGCGAGATTGGAATGGATATGTACGCAAAGGCGTTGTTTGGGCTTTGGGTAACTGCCACGATCGCCGTTGTTTAGCACCCCTAGCAAATGCCCTGAGAACTGATATTTCCGCAGTCAGATTATGGGCTGCTAGTTCTTTGGCCCAGATGGCACAAATTGGTTATGAAGCTGTGGTTGGGGCAATACCACCATTAATCGAAGCTTTGGTACAAGATCCTGTAGCACCAGTACGGAGTAACAGTGCTTGGGCGATCGGACAGTTATGTCGCGAACTACCTTCTAATATTGTCTATGCCACTGCCATTGATGCCTTAATTCAAGCTTTCGCCGAAGACAAAGATTTGGGAGTCCGGGAAGATTCCAAAGCAGCGCTTTTAGGAGTAGGCGATCCGCGAGGATTACAGTTGATTGAAACCCTAGAACAAGAGGGATGGTTTTAA
- a CDS encoding GNAT family N-acetyltransferase, with protein sequence MELLPGYCIRYGSSLDRALLVKFMQLTYQEMFPDGNFSHLAQTVEQYFSSQTPLWWVEEHGHKDFTPSPHHPTTPPLHDPIACLWMGNAIDQLTGDRHAHIFLLYVVPKHRRRGIATALMQYAEDWATNRGDQQMGLQVFQSNQAALNLYSRLGYQTQSLWLKKLL encoded by the coding sequence GTGGAACTGCTACCAGGTTACTGTATTCGGTATGGCTCCAGTCTAGATCGGGCATTGCTTGTTAAGTTTATGCAATTGACTTACCAAGAAATGTTTCCTGATGGAAATTTTTCCCATCTCGCACAAACAGTAGAACAATACTTCTCTAGCCAAACCCCTTTGTGGTGGGTAGAAGAACATGGGCACAAAGACTTCACCCCATCACCCCATCACCCTACCACCCCACCTCTCCATGATCCAATAGCCTGTCTGTGGATGGGAAACGCTATTGACCAACTTACAGGCGATCGCCATGCTCACATCTTTTTACTGTATGTTGTACCAAAACATCGGCGACGGGGTATTGCTACAGCTTTGATGCAATATGCAGAAGATTGGGCAACAAACAGAGGCGATCAACAAATGGGGTTGCAGGTGTTTCAATCTAACCAAGCTGCATTAAATCTTTATAGTCGCTTGGGTTATCAAACTCAGTCTTTGTGGTTGAAGAAACTTTTATAA
- a CDS encoding ABC transporter permease produces MGQKLIIIIATTILLFTGLLLGYVLSQLVLGFLGLNLLTFLGTFSLIVIFGTLYYVLFWELRRQSNQSKGNRPQPATQTATESTTQPTLKPTTPRGADNRLQNKLIAMLDGDIAAAERLVAQARQNYPGMPESWYWERAIADLERDHR; encoded by the coding sequence ATGGGGCAAAAACTAATCATTATTATTGCCACAACAATCCTGTTATTTACAGGACTCCTACTTGGCTACGTGCTTTCCCAGTTAGTTTTAGGATTTCTTGGACTTAATCTGTTGACTTTTCTGGGGACATTCAGTTTAATTGTAATTTTTGGTACGCTTTACTACGTTTTATTTTGGGAGTTGCGTAGGCAGTCTAATCAAAGCAAAGGCAACAGACCACAGCCTGCAACCCAAACTGCAACTGAGTCAACAACCCAACCCACACTCAAACCAACGACTCCACGTGGGGCTGATAACCGTCTGCAAAACAAGCTAATTGCAATGTTAGACGGCGACATAGCCGCAGCAGAACGCCTTGTCGCACAAGCAAGGCAGAATTATCCAGGAATGCCAGAAAGCTGGTATTGGGAAAGAGCGATCGCTGACTTAGAACGCGATCACAGATGA